A single Leptolyngbya sp. FACHB-261 DNA region contains:
- a CDS encoding GH39 family glycosyl hydrolase, translating to MYNIPSIAAEPRNLEDWRNYVRTVATRYKGKIRYYEIWNEPNLKGFYTGSIDKMLELSREAYLVLKAVDPAIVVVSPSATLPNRSSAQAGIGGPRWLEQYLAKGGGNYADVIGFHFYTGQLELESSLVPLVRQVQTIMARHGQSRKPLWDTELGFGSLEDGLLSDEVGRAYVARSCLVHWALGVSRFYWYAWDNFNFVGLRLVNEDRKTPTAAAQAYIEIQRWLVGAAMPDYRVTLDDTWICRITRPGGYSGWVVWNPHGPTALEIPPAWNVRQVRDLSGQRRPLTAQQLEIGQTPLLLER from the coding sequence ATTTACAACATCCCCAGCATCGCTGCTGAGCCGCGCAACCTTGAAGACTGGCGCAATTATGTGCGCACCGTTGCCACACGCTATAAGGGCAAAATCCGCTACTACGAAATCTGGAACGAGCCTAACCTTAAGGGCTTTTACACGGGCAGCATCGACAAGATGCTGGAACTGTCGCGCGAAGCCTATCTCGTTCTTAAAGCTGTGGATCCTGCGATTGTGGTGGTGTCGCCTTCCGCCACTCTGCCCAACCGCAGCAGTGCCCAAGCGGGTATCGGCGGACCTCGTTGGCTAGAGCAATACCTCGCGAAAGGTGGCGGCAACTATGCCGACGTGATTGGCTTTCATTTCTATACCGGCCAGCTAGAACTGGAAAGCAGTTTGGTGCCTTTAGTACGGCAGGTGCAGACGATCATGGCTCGCCACGGCCAAAGTCGTAAACCGCTTTGGGATACCGAACTGGGCTTTGGTTCCCTAGAAGACGGCTTGCTCTCTGATGAAGTGGGGCGAGCTTATGTTGCCCGGTCCTGCCTGGTGCATTGGGCCTTGGGAGTGAGCCGGTTCTATTGGTATGCCTGGGACAATTTCAATTTCGTGGGTCTGCGCTTGGTTAACGAGGATCGCAAGACGCCCACGGCTGCGGCTCAAGCTTATATCGAGATTCAGCGCTGGTTAGTCGGCGCGGCTATGCCGGACTATCGAGTGACCTTGGATGACACTTGGATCTGTCGGATTACCCGTCCGGGTGGCTACAGCGGCTGGGTTGTCTGGAATCCTCACGGGCCCACTGCACTAGAGATTCCCCCTGCCTGGAACGTGCGGCAGGTCCGTGATCTATCGGGTCAACGCCGCCCCTTAACTGCGCAGCAACTTGAGATTGGCCAGACGCCACTCTTGCTGGAGCGGTGA
- a CDS encoding DUF3288 family protein, translating to MADAKNAKKDAQGKDQDHPLYRIDRDIVNQLLEGEPNDRNLAELARLRIRYQGFPGARDIQTDLDKVLQNWSLTEPELLERTRIIHAAAQVYRGEGARREDWA from the coding sequence ATGGCCGACGCCAAAAACGCGAAAAAAGACGCTCAGGGCAAAGATCAGGACCACCCGCTCTATCGGATTGACCGAGACATTGTCAATCAACTGCTAGAAGGGGAGCCCAACGACCGCAACCTGGCTGAGCTGGCTCGTCTGCGCATCCGTTACCAGGGTTTTCCGGGTGCGCGAGATATCCAGACCGATCTGGACAAAGTGCTGCAGAATTGGAGCTTAACAGAGCCAGAACTGCTTGAACGCACCCGCATCATCCACGCGGCAGCGCAAGTGTATCGCGGCGAAGGCGCGCGGCGCGAAGACTGGGCATAG
- a CDS encoding beta-galactosidase, with protein MNIARCLGFALTAVIATGSPLVAWSISVPEAADQRPDILRRQAIPSDLFGMHIHEAAGVTPWPTVPFASWRLHDAYVGWSYLEPEKGRWDFSKLDRYVALAQEHQVEILLPLQFPPGLGLGPPYRRVDLQHPQHRC; from the coding sequence GTGAACATTGCTCGCTGCCTGGGATTTGCATTGACAGCTGTGATCGCGACTGGCAGCCCGTTGGTTGCCTGGTCGATCTCGGTGCCTGAAGCCGCTGACCAGCGACCAGACATTCTGCGCAGGCAAGCTATCCCGTCCGATCTGTTTGGCATGCATATCCACGAGGCGGCAGGGGTAACGCCCTGGCCCACAGTGCCATTCGCCAGCTGGCGCTTGCACGACGCTTATGTGGGCTGGTCCTACTTAGAACCGGAGAAAGGCCGCTGGGACTTCAGCAAGCTGGACCGCTATGTCGCGCTGGCCCAGGAGCACCAAGTCGAGATCCTGCTGCCGCTACAGTTCCCCCCCGGCCTGGGCCTCGGCCCGCCCTACCGACGAGTCGATTTACAACATCCCCAGCATCGCTGCTGA
- the purQ gene encoding phosphoribosylformylglycinamidine synthase subunit PurQ has product MKFGIIVFPGSNCDRDVATVTRGILDQPTRMVWHQETDLSDLDVIVIPGGFSYGDYLRCGALARFAPVMQAVREHANRGGYVLGVCNGFQILTEAGLLPGALIRNRDLHFICDRTALRVERTDLAWTRQYSQGETITLPIAHGEGCYYAEPDVLAELEDNRQIVFRYCSATGEVTADSNPNGSLANIAGICNRTGNVLGMMPHPERAADPCLGGTDGVKLFESVLSAVPALAG; this is encoded by the coding sequence ATGAAGTTCGGCATCATTGTGTTTCCTGGTTCTAACTGTGACCGGGACGTGGCGACGGTAACGCGGGGCATTCTGGACCAGCCGACCCGTATGGTCTGGCACCAAGAAACGGATCTGTCTGACCTGGATGTGATTGTGATTCCAGGCGGCTTCAGCTATGGGGATTATCTGCGCTGCGGGGCGCTGGCTCGCTTCGCACCAGTGATGCAAGCGGTGCGTGAGCATGCTAACCGCGGCGGCTACGTCTTGGGTGTTTGCAATGGTTTTCAAATTCTGACCGAAGCGGGGCTGCTACCTGGGGCGCTGATTCGCAACCGCGATCTGCACTTCATCTGCGACCGCACTGCGCTGCGAGTTGAACGCACAGATCTAGCCTGGACACGCCAGTACAGCCAGGGCGAAACGATTACTCTGCCCATTGCCCACGGCGAAGGCTGCTACTACGCTGAGCCCGATGTGTTAGCTGAGCTAGAAGACAATCGCCAAATTGTGTTCCGCTACTGCTCAGCGACTGGCGAAGTCACTGCTGATAGCAACCCCAATGGCTCTCTGGCCAACATCGCAGGTATTTGCAACCGCACGGGCAATGTGTTGGGTATGATGCCGCATCCAGAGCGAGCTGCCGATCCTTGCTTGGGTGGGACTGACGGCGTGAAATTGTTTGAGAGTGTGCTGAGTGCAGTGCCGGCACTAGCGGGGTAA